The following are encoded in a window of Ricinus communis isolate WT05 ecotype wild-type chromosome 4, ASM1957865v1, whole genome shotgun sequence genomic DNA:
- the LOC8289631 gene encoding gibberellin 20-oxidase-like protein, with product MPEYKTTLQLPALDISQPLSQSSLSSLSSACKEWGFFRIINHGVSKDLYRKLYFLADHLFNLPCESKIKIGPSSSIKTYTPHFIASPFFESLRVSGPDFFASAQTSSQVLFHHPNPEFSEAMSEYGNKMSELSKRIVKAVLISMGDDFAEKFYESDFNKCHGYMRINKYSPAESAEEVEGLGMHTDMSCMTIVCQDDIGGLQVRSKLGKWMDINPCEDTLVVNIGDLMHAWSNGKLRSSEHRVVLRRQVHRFSLAFFWCFEDDKVIFAPNEVVGEGNLRMYKPFVCRDYLNFRESSEKGKFDKVGFTIKDFAVDQEKL from the exons ATGCCTGAATACAAGACCACCCTTCAACTTCCTGCATTGGATATATCTCAGCCTTTAAGCCAATCCTCCCTCTCCTCCCTCAGTTCAGCTTGCAAGGAATGGGGTTTCTTCCGCATCATCAATCATGGAGTTTCCAAAGATCTTTACAGGAAACTCTATTTTCTGGCAGATCATCTTTTCAACCTGCCTTGCGAGTCAAAGATCAAGATTGGCCCATCATCATCTATTAAAACCTACACACCTCATTTCATTGCATCTCCATTCTTTGAAAGCCTTCGAGTATCTGGACCGGACTTCTTTGCTTCTGCACAGACTTCTTCCCAAGTTCTCTTCCACCACCCAAATCCTGAATTCAG CGAAGCAATGAGCGAATATGGAAACAAGATGTCCGAGCTTTCGAAAAGAATAGTTAAGGCTGTGCTAATAAGCATGGGGGACGATTTTGCAGAGAAGTTTTATGAATCAGATTTCAATAAATGCCATGGATACATGAGAATAAACAAGTATTCACCAGCAGAGAGTGCTGAAGAAGTGGAAGGTCTAGGAATGCACACTGACATGAGCTGTATGACTATTGTATGTCAAGATGACATTGGAGGGCTTCAGGTGAGATCTAAGTTAGGAAAATGGATGGACATAAACCCATGTGAAGATACTCTAGTTGTCAACATTGGAGATCTAATGCACGCATGGAGCAATGGAAAGCTGAGGTCATCTGAGCATAGAGTAGTTTTGAGAAGACAAGTTCATAGATTTTCTTTGGCTTTCTTTTGGTGTTTTGAGGATGACAAGGTCATTTTTGCACCAAATGAAGTGGTTGGAGAAGGAAATTTGAGGATGTATAAGCCATTTGTTTGTAGGGATTATTTGAATTTCAGAGAAAGCAGTGAGAAAGGCAAGTTTGACAAGGTTGGGTTCACCATCAAAGATTTTGCAGTCGATCAAGAAAAACTTTGA
- the LOC112536492 gene encoding F-box protein At5g07610, whose amino-acid sequence MESKDIDETDDLMLEIVLKLPMRSLARFKCVSKTWHSRIQDFCIPKLLQSLQLQVSSIGREHHVHYIDNTRVLYSCSLFLPRPILACHLLDCCNGLLLLWVCDKEYVVCNPVTKQYVSLKLLVPRNQVTGLLINAALAFDPSISPHYKVVLFDSRNNRLLVFSSKSWSWNPLKYELQDVLSILRWDKESIYFCGAIYKLSKSGHVVKFSIDEEKVASDRVRAIKLPKYAPEMRCYGVSNGSLHYANVDDGNLQIWVLNGSIGDECEWVLKYTVSCQTIGKDRGIYSVHPCAIHPFSDIIFLGCDGGKYPNVYYYDFSNQTLEPQCKLFSIAKEVDFKDYIFYPFFYCIDSLVPRNKKVQA is encoded by the coding sequence ATGGAATCCAAGGATATTGACGAAACTGATGACTTGATGTTAGAAATCGTATTGAAGCTGCCCATGAGATCTCTGGCAAGATTCAAGTGCGTTTCAAAGACTTGGCACAGCAGGATTCAAGATTTCTGCATCCCTAAGCTCTTACAATCTCTTCAACTCCAAGTAAGTAGCATAGGGAGGGAACATCACGTGCATTATATTGATAACACCCGAGTTCTTTATAGCTGTTCTCTATTTTTACCACGACCAATATTAGCCTGTCACTTACTGGACTGTTGCAATGGCTTGCTGCTATTATGGGTGTGTGACAAAGAATATGTAGTATGCAATCCTGTGACCAAGCAGTATGTGAGTTTGAAGCTCCTGGTTCCTAGAAATCAGGTGACTGGCCTTCTAATAAATGCTGCATTAGCTTTTGATCCTTCTATATCCCCTCATTACAAAGTTGTTTTATTCGATTCTAGGAACAATCGGTTACTAGTGTTCTCTTCCAAGTCCTGGAGTTGGAATCCTTTAAAATATGAGCTGCAAGACGTCTTGAGTATCCTTCGTTGGGATAAGGAATCTATTTATTTCTGTGGagcaatttataaattaagcAAGTCAGGACATGTGGTGAAATTCTCCAttgatgaagaaaaggttgCCAGTGACCGTGTACGAGCCATTAAACTTCCTAAGTATGCCCCAGAAATGAGATGTTATGGGGTGAGTAATGGAAGTTTACATTATGCCAATGTGGATGATGGGAATCTGCAGATTTGGGTGCTTAATGGAAGCATTGGCGATGAATGTGAATGGGTGTTGAAGTATACTGTTTCGTGCCAAACAATAGGAAAAGATAGAGGCATATATTCTGTTCATCCCTGTGCCATTCATCCATTTTCAGATATAATATTTCTTGGTTGTGATGGGGGGAAATATCCGAACGTCTACTACTATGACTTCAGCAACCAAACTCTGGAGCCACAGTGCAAGCTGTTTTCCATAGCAAAGGAAGTAGATTTCAAGGATTATATATTCTATCCATTTTTCTATTGCATAGACTCTCTAGTCCCACGCAATAAGAAAGTTCAGGCATAG
- the LOC8289633 gene encoding protein DYAD, protein MSLNYINSSASIAQEAATESCSYMLTDPADHIKVGSFYEIDHSKLPPKCPDQLNSIRIVMVFEKTRMRVSLRFPSIYSLRAYFNETSTKSDIKKLPPLDEKFIMGSEIAAEALYRRIPPQEITDKKNLWRFWAVPSITAHKLISNNSSIRSRNSTATVYNNNNKKGSLWSGINDTGMVKWGQRRQVSYLARHVNEEEDDSCKRELRLSCKVKSKEEESEGTENEEDDVKKKKGKSGKSLKRKQRGFSTCQTTLQNEKKKKKKSMMIKSPKREINNQIAVYKQKKHKVLKNSIDRWSAERYHLAEVNMLKIMKEQNAVFGKPILRPELRAQARKLIGDTGLLDHLLKHMAGKVAPGGEERFRRRHNAEGAMEYWLEKADLADIRREAGVQDPYWTPPPGWNPGDNPTQDPLCAREFKELKQEIAKLKRDMELLSKKHEEELAIVTTPISSATSRDTEHDNLIISLKEMFIDLVNKKAKIEKQLLEISKSLCGMEEDMGKLKTTVEEANRTESFERLALIGLPESVIAETVNQRKVVVKEGVLGQEQNKPGGKKAPPITKSAAPTEDKAAKIERLKSGFRICKPQGTFLWPNKGISSPQVVVQFEDLFSVPTPPSVSSTSAAQTHLLSATVPSDCPNPTSPPMKPLAEKRPVTINAPSSAVAKTISSPEEITHSTTQYDQNSGISTISTTSTTTLTEAKTSLINLNELPSNQNDNGSLCESQSQGQTSSYPVTYQRRNNHSVTITAAVPSVCSVDISFLY, encoded by the exons ATGTCTCTTAATTATATCAATTCTTCAGCTTCTATTGCTCAAGAAGCAGCTACTGAGAGTTGTAGTTATATGCTAACAGATCCTGCAGACCATATTAAAGTGGGTTCTTTCTATGAAATTGATCACTCTAAGCTTCCTCCTAAATGCCCAGATCAGCTCAACTCTATCCGCATTGTCAtg GTGTTCGAGAAGACAAGAATGAGGGTATCCTTGAGATTTCCAAGCATATACTCGCTACGAGCGTACTTCAACGAGACTAGTACTAAATCTGATATCAAAAAACTACCACCGCTTGACGAGAAGTTTATAATGGGATCAGAAATTGCTGCGGAAGCACTTTATCGTCGAATACCACCTCAAGAGATCACCGACAAGAAAAACTTATGGCGGTTTTGGGCTGTTCCTTCAATTACAGCTcacaaattaatttcaaataattcttCTATTAGGTCAAGAAATAGTACTGCTActgtttataataataacaataagaaGGGTTCCCTTTGGTCTGGGATTAACGATACAGGGATGGTTAAGTGGGGCCAGCGTAGGCAGGTTAGCTACTTGGCCAGACATGTTaacgaagaagaagatgatagtTGTAAGCGTGAACTTAGGTTATCATGTAAGGTTAAGagcaaagaagaagagagtgAAGGTActgaaaatgaagaagatgatgtgaaaaagaagaagggtaAATCTGGAAAGAgtttaaaaagaaagcaacGTGGGTTTTCTACCTGTCAGACCACCCTCcagaatgagaaaaagaagaagaagaagagtatGATGATCAAAAGTCCAAAAcgtgaaataaataatcaaattgcTGTTTACAAGCAGAAGAAACATAAAGTTCTTAAAAATTCCATAGATAGATGGTCTGCTGAGAG GTATCATTTGGCTGAGGTGAACATGttgaaaataatgaaagagCAAAATGCAGTGTTTGGGAAACCGATTTTGAGGCCAGAACTGAGAGCTCAAGCAAGGAAATTGATTGGAGACACAGGTCTGTTGGACCATTTGTTGAAGCATATGGCAGGGAAGGTTGCACCTGGTGGTGAAGAGAGGTTTAGGAGAAGGCATAATGCAGAAGGAGCAATGGAGTATTGGTTAGAGAAAGCTGATTTGGCTGATATTAGAAGGGAAGCTGGGGTTCAGGATCCTTATTGGACCCCACCCCCTGGATGGAATCCTGGTGATAACCCTACTCAGGATCCTCTTTGTGCTAGAGAATTCAAGGAGCTTAAGCAAGAAATTGCAAAATTGAAAAG GGATATGGAGCTGTTATCCAAGAAGCATGAGGAAGAACTTGCTATTGTGACTACCCCAATTTCTTCTGCAACTAGTCGCGACACAGAGCATGATAACTTGATCATTTCGTTGAAG GAAATGTTTATTGATTTGGTGAATAAGAAGGCTAAGATTGAGAAACAATTGCttgaaatttcaaaatcttTGTGCGGGATGGAG GAAGATATGGGGAAGCTAAAAACAACAGTGGAAGAAGCAAACAGGACAGAATCATTTGAAAGACTAGCACTAATAGGACTACCAGAATCAGTGATCGCAGAAACAGTGAATCAGAGAAAAGTAGTAGTAAAAGAAGGGGTATTGGGACAAGAACAAAATAAGCCAGGAGGCAAGAAGGCACCACCAATAACAAAATCAGCAGCTCCAACAGAGGACAAAGCAGCAAAAATAGAAAGGCTGAAGAGTGGTTTCAGGATATGCAAGCCCCAAGGTACTTTCTTGTGGCCAAACAAGGGCATATCATCCCCTCAGGTTGTGGTCCAATTTGAAGACCTCTTTTCAGTCCCAACACCGCCCTCTGTCTCCTCCACGTCAGCAGCACAAACCCACCTTCTCTCTGCTACTGTTCCTTCTGACTGTCCTAACCCTACTTCCCCACCTATGAAGCCATTAGCTGAAAAAAGGCCTGTCACCATTAATGCTCCCTCTTCAGCTGTCGCTAAAACAATTTCCTCTCCTGAGGAGATCACACACAGCACAACTCAGTATGATCAGAATAGTGGCATTAGTACTATTTCAACGACTAGCACTACCACCTTAACCGAAGCAAAAACTTCTTTGATCAACCTCAATGAGCTTCCTAGCAATCAGAACGACAATGGATCACTATGTGAGTCTCAGTCTCAGGGTCAGACCTCTTCCTATCCTGTCACCTACCAAAGAAGAAACAACCATTCTGTGACCATCACTGCTGCTGTACCAAGTGTATGTAGTGTGGAcatctcatttttatattaa